ACAATGCGCTGAAGCTGGGCGCCAACCATCCGATGGGTCCGCTGGAGCTGGGCGATTTCATCGGCCTGGACACCGTCCTGTCGATCATGAACGTGCTCTATGAAGGCTTGGCCGACTCCAAGTACCGGCCCTGTCCGCTGCTCGTGAAATACGTCGAGGCCGGCTGGCTCGGCCGCAAGACCGGCCGCGGCTTCTACGACTATCGCGGCGAGACGCCTGTTCCCACGCGGTAGGTCCTACCTGCGACGGTTAATCCATTCGACTTGCAAGGCTTGCCCGGCCGATACTCCGAATTGATTCGGACCGGCGGGCTTATGCGACAGTTCACGTCGGTGGCGCTTGCGGCCACCTATCTCTGCCTTGCGCTGATCGTCGCCCTCCTGCTGTGGCGGAACGGCGGCGGCTGGGCCGCGGGCGTCGCGGCCCTGGTGGGCGGCCTGGCGCTATGCGCCTCCATTCACGCCATGGTCTCAGCCAGCCTGAAGATGCGCACCCTGCAGCGGGGCCTCGACATGGTGCGCGAGGCCAACACCATCCTGCTGCTGCAGATGGAGAAGATCGACACCCGCCTCTCGGACGTCGTCGAGACCATGACCGACGAGGCCGTCCGACGCTCGGAGGAGCTGCACGACGAGGTCCACATCCTGGAGGACCTGGTCCAGCGCATGGGCCAACGCCTTGAGGAGCGGGTGGCCAGCGCCCCCATCCCCGACCGCCAGCACGACAGCCGCCGCAGCCACCAGTCGGCCGCCCTGCTGGGGACCGTCCGCGACGCCCTGGCCGAGAATCGCGTCGATCTCTACCTGCAGCCGATCGTCGGCCTGCCCCAGCGGCGCACGGTTTTCTACGAGAGTTATTCGCGGCTGCGAGACGAGACCGGCCGGGTGCTGATGCCCGCCGAGTACCTGACCGTGGCCGAGCCCGAAGGGCTGATGACCTCGATCGACAACCTGCTGCTGTTCCGCTGCGTGCAGATCGTGCGCCGGCTGGCCAAGCAGGACCGCAAGGTCGGAATCTTCTGCAACGTCTCCACCTCCAGCCTGGCCGACGAGACCTTCTTCCCGCAGTTCCTGGAGTTGCTGGCGGCCAACAAGGACCTGGCCGGGGCCCTGATCTTCGAGCTCGGGCAGGCCGCCTTCGACGCCCGCGGCGCGGTCGAGGCGCGCAACATGGGCAAGCTGGCCGAGCTCGGCTTCCGCTTCAGCCTGGACAAGGTCATCGACCTCGACATCGACTTCCAGGACCTCGCCCGGTCCGACGTGAAGTTCCTGAAGATCAGCGCCCAGGTGCTGCTGGACGAGCTGACCGAGACCGACGAGGGCCTGGTCCTGCGCTCCATGCCCGACCTGGCGGCCCAGGACTTCGCCGCGCTCACCCGCCGCTACGGGGTCGACCTGATCGCCGAGAAGGTGGAGAGCGAGCGCCAGATCGTCGACATCCTGGAACTCGACATCCAGTACGGCCAGGGTCACCTGTTCGGCGAGCCGCGCCCCATCCGCGACGCGGTCCTGGCCGAGACCGACCCGCCGGCCGACTTCCTGCGCCCCACCCTGCGTGGCCGGACCGGCCGTCGCGCCTAGATCGCCGCATTGACCGGGGCGGCCGCGCCCGCTACCGCCCCCGGCATGACCGCGCCCAAGCTGATCTCCGGCCTCGCCGAACTCTCCGACCGCTATGACGTGCTGCTTTCGGACGTCTGGGGGGTGATCCACAACGGTCGCGAGAGTTTTCCCGCCGCCTGCGCGGCCCTGGTGAAGTGGCGCGCCGAGCGCGGGCCCGTGATCCTGATCTCCAACGCCCCGCGCCCCTCCAGCGCAGTCCACGAGCAGCTGGACCAGCTGGGCGTTCCGCGCGAGGCCTGGTCGGCCTTCGTCTCCTCGGGCGACGCCACCCGGCTGATGCTGGGCGCCCGCGCGCCCGGCCCCGCCTGGGCCATCGGCCCGGATCGCGACGCCCCGCTCTATGAGGGGCTCGACCTCACCTTCGCCGGCCCCGACGAGGCGGTCTTCATCTCCTGCACCGGGCCCTATGACGACGAGATCGAGGGGCCCGACGACTACGAGGATCGCTTCAAGGCGACCATCGCGCGCGGCCTCCCGATGATCTGCGCCAATCCCGACATCGTGGTTCAGCGCGGCGACCGCCTGATCTATTGCGGCGGGGCGCTGGCCCAGCGCTATGCCGAGCTGGGCGGAGAGGTGATCATGGCCGGCAAGCCCTTCGCCCCGATCTATGGTCTGTGCCTGGCCGAGGCCGAGGTGATC
This genomic stretch from Phenylobacterium sp. LH3H17 harbors:
- a CDS encoding TIGR01459 family HAD-type hydrolase, with product MTAPKLISGLAELSDRYDVLLSDVWGVIHNGRESFPAACAALVKWRAERGPVILISNAPRPSSAVHEQLDQLGVPREAWSAFVSSGDATRLMLGARAPGPAWAIGPDRDAPLYEGLDLTFAGPDEAVFISCTGPYDDEIEGPDDYEDRFKATIARGLPMICANPDIVVQRGDRLIYCGGALAQRYAELGGEVIMAGKPFAPIYGLCLAEAEVILGRAVDHSRVLCIGDAVATDAKGANDQGLDVLFIASGIHGAETIGPDGLDAQAVGSLLAKDGARASYAIADLAW
- a CDS encoding EAL domain-containing protein — translated: MRQFTSVALAATYLCLALIVALLLWRNGGGWAAGVAALVGGLALCASIHAMVSASLKMRTLQRGLDMVREANTILLLQMEKIDTRLSDVVETMTDEAVRRSEELHDEVHILEDLVQRMGQRLEERVASAPIPDRQHDSRRSHQSAALLGTVRDALAENRVDLYLQPIVGLPQRRTVFYESYSRLRDETGRVLMPAEYLTVAEPEGLMTSIDNLLLFRCVQIVRRLAKQDRKVGIFCNVSTSSLADETFFPQFLELLAANKDLAGALIFELGQAAFDARGAVEARNMGKLAELGFRFSLDKVIDLDIDFQDLARSDVKFLKISAQVLLDELTETDEGLVLRSMPDLAAQDFAALTRRYGVDLIAEKVESERQIVDILELDIQYGQGHLFGEPRPIRDAVLAETDPPADFLRPTLRGRTGRRA